A single window of Botrytis cinerea B05.10 chromosome 15, complete sequence DNA harbors:
- the Bcvma9 gene encoding Bcvma9, translating to MANGWSIVIGLIIVVLACAAAWILSPKGENQTIWRSSLILSFASCYIMWAITFLAQWHPLIVPRRGDLRDDYARHMS from the exons ATGGCAAACGG TTGGAGTATCGTCATTGGCCTCATTATTGTTGTGCTTGCTTGTGCGGCAGCATGGATCCTCTCCCCTAAAGGCGAAAATCAAAC AATCTGGCGCAGTTCCCTCATCCTCTCTTTCGCAAGTTGTTATATTATGTGGG CAATTACGTTCTTGGCGCAATGGCATCCACTCATCGTACCCAGAAGAGGAGACTTAAGAGATGATTATGCAAGACATATGAGTTGA
- the Bcifa38 gene encoding Bcifa38: protein MVLDTILPKAVLTGLAGIGAFIVAGKVISYIQLLLSLFVLSGKNLRTYGKKGTWAVVTGASDGLGKEYAIQLAQKGFNIVLVSRTESKLQTLASEIQTKYAGSNIQTKILAMDFAANRDEDYAKLKALVDGLDVGILVNNVGQSHSIPVPFIQTPKEEMRDIITINCMGTLRVTQIVAPGMVQRKRGLILTMGSFGGWLPTPLLATYSGSKAFLQQWSTSLGGELKGTGVDVELVLSYLVTTAMSKIRRTSMFIPNPRTFVKTTLAKVGRSGGAQKMAYTSTPFWGHALMQWWLENTLGVGGSFVVDQNKGMHQSIRTRALKKAERDAKKA from the exons ATGGTTCTCGATACTATTCTGCCAAAGGCTGTCCTCACCGGACTTGCTGGCATTGGAGCTTTCATTGTCGCTGGCAAAGTCATTAGCTACATCCAGCTTCTATTGAGTCTTTTCGTCCTTTCAGGAAAGAAT CTTCGAACCtatggaaagaaaggaacTTGGGCAGTAGTGACTGGTGCTTCTGATGGTCTCGGCAAAGAATATGCGATTCAACTTGCCCAGAAAGGATTCAATATTGTTCTCGTTTCCCGCACAGAATCGAAACTTCAAACTCTTGCCTCCGAAATCCAAACCAAATATGCCGGCTCAAATATTCAGACAAAGATTCTTGCCATGGATTTCGCTGCCAATAGGGACGAGGATTACGCAAAGTTGAAGGCTCTTGTTGATGGACTCGATGTAGGAATCTTGGTCAACAACGTTGGGCAAAGTCACAGCATTCCCGTACCATTTATTCAGACACCAAAGGAGGAAATGAGAGACATTATTACCATCAACTGCATGGGTACACTTCGAGTTACTCAAATTGTAGCACCCGGAATGGTTCAACGCAAACGCGGTTTGATCTTAACTATGGGTTCATTTGGCGGATGGTTACCGACTCCTTTACTGGCTACTTACTCTGGAAGCAAGGCGTTCTTACAACAATGGTCAACATCCCTTGGAGGTGAACTCAAGGGTACAGGCGTCGACGTCGAGTTAGTATTGAGCTACCTTGTTACGACCGCAATGAGCAAGATTCGTCGTACTAGCATGTTTATTCCAAACCCAAGAACATTTGTCAAGACTACTCTGGCCAAGGTTGGTAGAAGTGGAGGAGCCCAGAAGATGGCTTACACAAGTACACCATTCTGGGGTCATGCGTTAATGCAATGGTGGTTGGAAAATACCTTAGGAGTTGGAGGGTCATTTGTGGTAGATCAAAACAAAGGCATGCACCAGAGTATCAGAACCAGAGCTTTGAAGAAAGCCGAAAGGGATGCTAAGAAGGCATGA
- the Bcarg2 gene encoding Bcarg2, protein MLLQNLALKKGKEAAGHNIQSLTKHGNYFVQSSDRRRAYTSNQSAADKVREELAKETCEKLSSQHQAKKKAKAIDRDFFLSVLGSSATKREARSYIQNFKPLNTSPAKPISQEPVHKNTNENGANLGSIYTATRAVAESPKFVQQPAVSQSTLGGSILHVALVKVRAPQLLDDETLNGIGKTLSKLCRLGLISTVVVDCEDGTDTHLKVSECEWRNRIKEQAARVVTAIDASGTEARLVDNVIGIAEDGSDVKQQPYLKGGVHVTFRELLMTPLRRGVLPVLPSIGHTDATQTAVSITASDVVLALTREFAGFRSPQSPDEHPNVVKEHLQALQNEVSLDRLILIDPLGGIPASDRRNGYHVFLNMEQEYEQAKQDLIKTGGLYSETSSRSTRAEADSNFNLRDDIPLSSFTEQKSGELEYSPRHQNDSPTQQDQRMKFHLDNLELVRSALAILPPSSSALVTTPDEAANSGKQHEFKAAGVGTRRQRNPLIHNLLTDKPAFSSSLPAGRLGPLDKNEPITPSTKLAPATFAKHGMPVTIFPDPKTTPWQPPIAGVPQISLTDPQIDLPRLVHLIEDSFNKKLDVQDYLRRVNNRIAGVIIAGEYEGGALLTWELPPGVPDDGSEESRKRMVPYLDKFAVLKRSQGSGGVADVVFKSMVRDCFPGGVCWRSRKDNPVNKWYFERSRATLKLMDTNWTMFFTTPEENMDQQTFQDYEAVCKTIEPSWADKQGVQD, encoded by the exons ATGTTATTGCAAAATTTAGCCTTGAAAAAGGGCAAAGAAGCGGCTGGTCATAAC ATTCAATCATTGACAAAGCATGGGAACTATTTTGTCCAAAGTAGTGATAGAAGACGTGCATATACCTCGAATCAATCTGCAGCCGATAAAGTGAGGGAAGAATTGGCAAAGGAAACTTGTGAAAAGCTCTCCAGTCAACACCAAGCCAAGAAGAAGGCCAAAGCTATTGATAGA GACTTCTTTCTATCGGTTCTTGGTTCTTCCGCAACAAAACGCGAAGCTCGCTCTTAcattcaaaacttcaaacctCTAAATACTTCTCCCGCAAAGCCGATATCCCAAGAACCTGTCCACAAGAACACAAATGAGAATGGCGCAAACTTGGGAAGCATTTATACAGCAACAAGGGCCGTGGCAGAAAGTCCAAAGTTTGTGCAACAACCAGCAGTCTCACAATCCACACTGGGGGGCTCCATATTACATGTTGCTCTAGTGAAAGTTAGAGCTCCACAACTGCTAGATGACGAAACATtgaatgggattgggaaaaCTTTATCAAAACTGTGTAGACTTGGACTGATCAGTACTGTGGTGGTGGATTGCGAGGATGGAACCGATACCCACCTGAAGGTATCTGAATGCGAATGGAGGAATCGGATTAAAGAGCAAGCAGCTCGTGTTGTGACTGCCATTGATGCTAGTGGGACAGAAGCACGTCTAGTGGACAATGTGATAGGAATTGCGGAAGATGGATCCGATGTCAAGCAACAGCCATATCTGAAAGGCGGGGTACATGTCACATTTAGGGAGCTGTTGATGACGCCATTAAGACGAGGAGTACTCCCTGTACTACCTTCAATAGGGCATACGGACGCTACCCAAACTGCAGTATCAATCACCGCTAGTGATGTAGTCCTGGCGTTGACCCGAGAATTTGCTGGGTTTCGATCTCCGCAATCACCGGATGAACATCCTAATGTTGTCAAAGAGCACTTACAAGCCTTACAAAATGAGGTATCGCTTGATCGTCTAATTTTGATTGATCCTCTTGGGGGCATTCCAGCTTCGGACCGCAGAAATGGCTACCACGTTTTTCTGAATATGGAACAAGAATATGAGCAAGCGAAGCAAGATCTCATTAAAACAGGCGGATTGTATAGCGAAACATCCAGTCGGTCAACACGTGCAGAAGCAGACTCGAACTTTAATCTTCGCGATGATATCCCCCTTTCCAGCTTTACCGAACAAAAATCTGGCGAGCTTGAATATTCACCCCGACACCAAAATGATTCACCTACACAACAAGATCAAAGAATGAAATTTCATTTGGATAATTTGGAACTAGTTCGAAGTGCTTTGGCCATATTACCTCCTAGTTCTTCTGCTTTGGTAACCACACCTGATGAAGCCGCGAATTCCGGAAAACAACACGAGTTTAAGGCCGCTGGAGTTGGTACACGACGACAACGAAATCCATTGATTCACAACCTTCTTACCGACAAGCCAGCGTTTTCTTCGTCCCTTCCTGCTGGAAGGTTGGGACCACTGGATAAGAACGAACCAATAACCCCATCAACTAAATTGGCCCCAGCCACTTTTGCAAAACATGGAATGCCAGTGACCATTTTTCCCGATCCAAAGACCACCCCTTGGCAACCACCTATCGCTGGCGTTCCACAGATAAGCTTAACCGATCCTCAGATTGATCTACCTCGCCTGGTACATTTGATCGAGGACTCCTTCAATAAGAAATTGGACGTTCAGGATTATTTAAGGCGTGTAAATAATCGTATAGCTGGAGTCATTATTGCAGGCGAATACGAAGGGGGGGCATTATTGACGTGGGAACTACCACCAGGTGTTCCAGACGATGGAAGTGAAGAAAGTCGTAAGCGAATGGTGCCATATCTTGACAAATTTGCCGTCTTGAAGAGAAGCCAGGGATCGGGCGGTGTTGCAGATGTGGTTTTTAAATCTATGGTGAGAGATTGTTTTCCTGGTGGTGTTTGTTGGAGAAGTCGCAAG GATAATCCAGTAAACAAATGGTATTTTGAACGCAGCAGAGCAACGTTAAAACTGATGGATACGAATTGGACGATGTTTTTTACGACGCCGGAAGAAAATATGGATCAGCAAACATTCCAAGACTATGAAGCTGTTTGCAAGACCATTGAACCTTCTTGGGCGGATAAACAGGGAGTTCAGGATTGA
- the Bcarv1 gene encoding Bcarv1, with the protein MPICIECRYPTTQLYTEYSGGSTGHGVRLTVCKNCGRFCDKYVEHDFVVLFIDLVLIKPQVYRHLLHNTLMREHDQFDPSIIRLGILLLLFDVYLTWARIEKQTSAPISAPIETDNTNFLRLAAQPIVFQYIFFLILCALSTLSFHFSIRFLTSSPLSPLVFFGLLPKYTRPNSVSTALLVSSSTKLFPILMVIWEYDVPAAARSLGWAVVANNVEALKILLDCGYGTAAILATVGAISRWMVGRGILWAVGLDGVDTVGDSGVAADGKALWAVVELGREWGGRLGLG; encoded by the exons ATGCCCATCTGTATCGAGTGTCGCTATCCGACTACCCAACTCTATACCGAGTATTCCGGAGGATCAACGGGCCATGGAGTACGATTAACCGTCTGTAAGAATTGCGGACGATTTTGCGATAAATATGTTGAGCATGATTTTGTGGTTTTGTTTAttgatttggttttgattaAGCCCCAG GTGTATAGACATTTATTGCATAATACTTTAATGAGAGAACATGATCAATTTGAC CCTTCAATAATCCGTCTCGGcattctcctcctcctcttcgaTGTCTACCTAACATGGGCACGTATCGAAAAACAAACTTCCGCGCCCATCTCTGCTCCTATCGAAACAGATAATACGAATTTCCTCCGCCTAGCCGCTCAACCCATTGTATTCCAATACATATTCTTTCTAATCCTCTGCGCCCTCTCAACACTAAGTTTCCACTTCTCTATCCGCTTCCTCACATCATCGCCACTTTCGCCTCTAGTATTCTTCGGACTCCTCCCAAAATACACACGTCCAAATTCCGTATCTACAGCACTGCTAGTCTCGTCTTCTACGAAATTATTTCCCATTTTGATGGTGATATGGGAGTACGACGTGCCGGCTGCGGCGAGAAGTTTAGGATGGGCTGTTGTTGCGAACAACGTGGAGGCTTTAAAGATTTTACTGGATTGTGGGTATGGAACTGCAGCGATATTGGCGACAGTTGGAGCGATTAGTAGGTGGATGGTTGGGAGGGGAATACTTTGGGCGGTGGGCTTGGATGGGGTTGACACGGTTGGAGATTCAGGGGTAGCGGCTGATGGAAAGGCGCTTTGGGCGGTAGTAGAATTGGGCAGGGAATGGGGTGGGAGGTTAGGCTTAGGCTGA
- the Bcerg28 gene encoding Bcerg28, translating to MSFLTSLTAYLPQHEGALPQWLLFISVTSLFNTVQCYFTLHFNSQIYNAIPKSNSPLSKGTSQSYPLTTSATPLSSRTFGTWTLITAIVRLQTAYHISNPQIYQLGYATFVVAWLHFMGEWLVFGTTKMGKGLAGPAAVSTGTLIWMWVQWGFYVK from the exons ATGAGTTTCCTCACTAGCCTCACCGCGTACTTACCTCAACACGAAGGTGCACTTCCCCAATGGCTTCTTTTC ATCTCCGTGACCTCTCTTTTCAACACCGTTCAGTGCTATTTTACTCTCCACTTTAACTCCCAAATCTATAACGCCATCCCCAAGTCCAATAGCCCACTTAGTAAGGGTACCTCCCAATCCTACCCTTTGACCACATCTGccactcctctctcttcacGCACATTCGGAACGTGGACTCTCATCACTGCGATCGTTCGTCTTCAAACCGCATATCATATTAGCAACCcacaaatatatcaattgggATATGCGACGTTTGTTGTTGCGTGGTTACATTTTATGGGAGAGTGGTTGGTGTTTGGCACTACGAAGATGGGCAAGGGATTAGCAGGACCGGCCGCGGTGTCAACAGGGACTTTGATTTGGATGTGGGTGCAGTGGGGATTCTATGTCAAATAA